GGATTTGAAAACTTTAAGGTTTGAGTTTTCTTGATTCATTTCAATTCTTTATGTAGGaatgctcttttttttttgctcatcAACTACTTTCGAAAGTGTTCTAAGTATATTCTTTTTTTCGATATTGTATTCTAAAATGTATCGATCGATGTTACTTGATATCATGTGTTGAatcaatattatatttgtttgaTCGATCGAAGCTAATTAATTTCTGGAGTATGCTTCTAATAATATCAACACCTTCACGTTTtcaacaattatttttattcttaaattttataCTAGAACTGatccaattatttatatatttacttggaACTCGAGATTCAATTTCACTTTTCCCCTACTTTTGATTTTATTCTCTTCATTCTTGCAACCCTTTTTGATGGCGCTATAATTTTGTTGCCAAGGATGTGTAAAGTGACCTAAAGAAGTGATGATAAGTTAGGTTTCATGcaaaaaaagttattttcaCATGTCAAATTTCTACTTCTATGTACAATAATAACCTTACcaatataaattttcatatgcatgATTTCTAGCAATCAAGTGAGTgaattcattattattttttaaatattaatttgacaTATATTGCATGGATAATTTCTATCAGAAGGGATAGTTTATGGGATAACGAAAAGCGTACGGCGTAGATATCTTGTTTTAGCAGGCTACGACACGCTAAATGGATCTTATCAATGCTTGGAAGAATTTTAGATCGAACCATAAAAAACATGTGATTGTGTTTACCATGATTACTTGCATGCTTGCACCTTCACTTATTATGTTTGaggttttttctaaaaaaaatatcagaattCATTGAATATATGTGAATTAAATCTCAGccaatattaaaaacaaaatcaaagaaagattgcagtacatttttttttatttataatactACGTACCATTATGTACTGAATATGGCAGTTAAATTCTTTTGCAAATTAAATCTACTTTATAATCAATTGATcctttgtttttattatttactatatctgtgattttaaataattcctaaACTTATTCTCTtcgttttcttatttttctttgtttcgcaaaatatttaataattttgaatgATGATTACAGCACTGCCATATGTACAAACACAAACACATAATCATGTGATTCTGCATTTCATTGGtaacatttttttcaaattcttttaaatagGAACCAATTTGAAGATTAAGCATCTGGTATCTGTTATATTTAACTTTGCTGACACGGTTTAACGAAAAATTTGCATGAGATTAGAAAGAGGAATTGAACTGTGTAAATATTGttcttttttaattaaataccaAAAATATTTCTAGTCTAGGGCCATGATCAGCTAAAATTAACTATGAATTTGAATAGCAGCTCTCTGAATAATTCAAGAAATAATGAATACTTTTTCACATGTTCCTCCCGGTTTCCGCTTCCATCCTACCGATGAAGAACTTGTTGATTATTATCTAAGGAGAAAGGTTAATTCAAGACGAATCGACTTGGATGTAATCAAAGATGTTGATCTTTACAAAATTGAGCCATGGGATCTTGAAGGTGTGACATTATGATTTTGACAACTTCATATTTCCATAAGTTTTTATTATCACGAATTCACACACTTACATACACACACTAATgtgatattaataaatattgtagTAGTGTAACAAAGAAAATTAACCTAACATTATTAGTTGATTTTTCATTAGAGCTATGCAGAATAGGAACAGAAGAGCAAAATGAATGGTACTTTTTCAGCCACAAAGATAAGAAATATCCAACTGGAACGCGCACGAATAGAGCCACTGGAGCAGGGTTTTGGAAGGCAACTGGACGAGACAAGGCGATTTATTCGAAGCAAGAGTTAATTGGTATGAGAAAAACCTTGGTCTTTTACAAAGGAAGAGCACCAAATGGTCAAAAATCAGATTGGATCATGCACGAATATCGTCTGGAGACTGATGAAAATGGAACCCCTCAGGCAAGTAAAGTAGTACTTGTGCAAATAcatgaatataatttttttcctgaaaatGCCATAGGAAATTAGGCTTTTCGTGATCTCTTTAGCAAAAAAATCAGCATAAtctttgattaaaaaaaaaatacagaattTAACACAATTTACGTGGAAAAAGTGTATATATGGTGGCAACATCTAATACAGTCGTATAATTCTGATCATGGTATATACAGGAAGAAGGATGGGTTGTTTGCAGGGTTTTCAAGAAACGATTAGCAACGGTTCGCAAACTCATGGGCGATCACGATTCACCTATCTGGTATGATGATCAAGTTTCATTCATGCAGGATATGGACTCCCATAATCAGCACTCTCGTTCAAATCTCCAATATCCGTACCCGAACTACAATTCTTGCAAGAAAGAGCTCGATTTGCAGTATGGAATCGCACCAGACCATTTCCTCCAGCTTCCTCTTTTAGAAAGTCCGAAAATGGCTTCTTTTCCAGGCCTGAACAACATGAACATTGGCAGTAATTTCTTGCACCCATCGGGGCTTAATCAAGAACAAATAAacattaatcaaaattttcactccATGTTTAAAAACAATGGcgaaaaaaattcaaacgacCAGGTTACAGACTGGAGGATTCTTGACAAATTTGTGGCATCCCAACTTAGCCAAGAAGAAATTTCTAAAGAAAACGAAACATTCCCGGTCGCTGAAGATTCCAATATGATTGCTAGGAACTTGGAGGAGCAAGAAATGGCCTTGGATAATGCTTCGAACTCAATGTTGTCAAGCTGCCAGATTGATCTGTGGAAGTGAATGGATCTGCTAAAGAGGTGCATGAGTACCATATGTTGATATGCAATGGATGAAGagttatcatcatcatcattatcatTGATATTATAAGTTTcttgtaaataataaaaaacgaatctattattatattatatgcaACCTAACTAATATTGAATCTTGGATTAATACACCATATATATAGTATATTATTCAAGAAGTGATCTTATTAATTGTAAGATGGACGATGTCTCTGTAATGATCTGACGATAACCACAGTGCTGTTTATGTTCTTAAACTGTGGTTAATTCTAGATCTGAAATAtgcatttgtattgaagaattAAGTACTGCTAAAATGAATGTATCGTAAAATTTCCCTTTAGTTTTTGTCATATTCTGTTCAAGTAAAAGGCAAAACTTTGGTTAAATAGATGAAAACAAGTCTTCAAGTCATATAActaatgaaattaaattttcaacattatcgattatttcgaaaatttgagttATCGTGTTTAAGTATATTCATGTAACATTTGGTGTATTATGATCATGTGCCATCATGCCAattaatttttagttatttGTTCCATTCATATGATTCCATATATTTGATATACAGCGAATTGAATATTCCATCGATATAGAGAAAGATATATACAATAAAGTTTTGAAATATTGCTGTTGTATATCTGTATACTATTATCTATAGATAATAATTATCCTATAAATTAAAAGGCGATTTCGGGGTGGTACACTGAATTTTAAGCGATCTCAAGTGAAGGAATATATATAACTTCCCTTTTGTTTTGCGGTCCATTTGATAACTTTACTTCGAAGGCTAGCCTCATGCAATTATTTATTCCAATTCTTGGAAGTAGGCACAAACAATTGGTTACAAAAACCTTTATGCAAAAAGGGTTTCTTCTACTTTACATGCAAGTAAACTTGTAGTAGTAAATCCaggaaattttgaaataaagaaGGATAAAAATGGTCCAACGGCTATGGTATAGTTGCTGAAAATAGACTTATCAAGAGCAGGACGAAATTTACAAGGAGATAACGACTGATAAATATCGCAATATAAAAACGTTTGCGGATGTGATACttacattttatatatttacgtatgaaatctaaaaaaaatcgaGAGGTAGCTATCTGAATTTTGACCCTATACTCTACTGACCATGCTTTTGTACACAATCATCAATGTCCTCAAAATATGGACAAACTAAAAACAGCCCATGATCTGCTTGTTAGGTTTTAAACTTTGAGAGAGTTTGAGATTCCATATTGCAAAAGAAAATGGGACAGTTAAAACCCTTGAATAAGAAAACATTTCCGAAGGGAAAAGTGCAGTTTATTGCTCATATACATTCGAAATCATCGTGATTTTAGTAGATATTTatgggaaaaaaattcaaaatgcatgcatgaaattttttcaattattatatCCTTCTGTATATGTACATTTTGACAAGGTGATGGAGCTGAATTGGAGCGGATAGATCGACAATCCAAGCTCCGAACTTAATGCCTTGACACGTAAAGTTCACAAACTAAGGAGAAAATCTATATACCTTTGGTGAAGTACTCAACAGCAATACCAAGAAACTATTGCAAGAACATGAAGCATAGACAAGAACTGTCATGCATTTCCGTGGTTGGTTTTTTTTTGCTTAAATTTTGTCAAAAGAATTTGGAAGCACAATCAAGATATATACAAGGGATGAAGCTCAACAGCCCTTTTCCAGAAGCTGTAAAATTCATGTAATGTATAATGGATATATATACTCACTAAACTGAATGAATGTAATCCCACTTCAACTCATTGACCTTGATCTTTGGGAAAAAAGATACAAGAATTTGGTATCCTAGGAAATAAAGGGAATTAGCTTTTCCAAGTCAATCTGTGTTTCGAGTATATGCTTGAGGTCAAAAGTATATGTATAAATGTTTATACACAGAAAGAGGAGACCGGCAGACATCATAATTTGAATGAGAATGACCATTTAATCTATATTTTTAAGATAATCAAAACTTTTATTTTGTCAATAAAACGAAATGACTCTATACATCCTTGTTCGATCATGctcgagtatatatatatatttgtgtggaCTGGCTCTGAAATATATAGAATCATAAGCAGCTGCGCATGCATGATATACATATGATCTGATGAATATGGAATGGCCTTGCAAAGATTTATGATAATTGTTTGCAAAGGAAGTTAACATCATTAACAGCATGAAAACTTCATGTGACTTTGCTATAATTAATGTTTCAGCACCagttttatatgtatatttatatgtgtgTGTCTGTGTGTGTATATGATTTGAAGAACATGGTCTTTGGACAGGCCTGCAGCAGGCTTATCTTTTAAATCATCATTGAGTTTCTTCTTGTTCCTGGTCAAGTACGCATGATGTATAATTGGAACTTAATATTGTGGAATGTGAaaatttcaatggttttaagactatacatatatatatataatatattgggAATTTTAGTTGTCTATGTAATTCCTTTCAATTTTCGAACATACCCCTTGGGATTATAATATTCCTATATCTCAGTATTTTTCTAGATTCTAAATACTTTTAGTTTGAGAAATAATATGATACAtccatataaattaaaatcacAACTTTAGACTAAAGAATCATAAATGGATCTTTGTTCTCTTTGGTATGAGTTATATTTTGTTGTCGACCcgtaataattattttggtttttttcttGTAAAGTCTTTTGATTCCCTAATTTCCTTCCCAATTTTACACAGTAACNCTATATGACTTTGAcattttttagatataaatatataacaataGCATAAGtcgatattttgtattttaaatatagatACAATTAATTTAGATAAATGCAACATACTTGCATTGTTACTAGCGTGAAATAATCTCAGATActtctatttgtttatttttttttaaaaaaagggcaggtaaaacaatttttttgtgGGTAGTGTTTTCGGAAAATATGTATATTTCATCCCATATGACTAGACTTCAAAAAACAATAAGAATTGctgtaaaaaacaaaaacattaatgattcaaatataattttataaaaaaaaaaatcagaacaaagtaaaataatttattctatttattttcgaaattttagcAAAGCCATGCTTCAATAAAAGCAATCTACCAGCCAACATGGAGACAGCACATTCTTCAGTCACTCATTGATGTCTCCCACCGGGTGTCTTGTGTGTCATCCTTATCTCTTGCAGTCAACCaaatacttataaaaaaaatactttcaaAGTGGACCTCTGTATTACATACATACAccctcacacacacacacacacacacacacacacacacaNAATTTACACTTGAATATATGGACACACAATTGAATGAGCTTATTTCGAAATTTATCTCTATTTTATCAAAGTTGAATGATCATTAAAAAACTAACTTCAGTAGCAATAATTACTCTACCAAAGATCCGACTCAAACAATaagaaacattaaaaaaaatgagatttaTTTAGAAAAGTTCATTATGCAACAAATATAGATAGCCAAATTCAACTTGAAATATAAATACCATAAAATGGAGAGGCCAGCAGGATAAGAAATCAACAAATATGGATGAAATGTATCAGCAACGTAATGTTCTtgataaataaagaatgataCAGTCCCACCAATAACGAAACAATACACATTTAACCTAAACTCAGTTTCAACCTCGACCTTGCCTCTGCTAAATTCTAACCACAGAAGGTTGTTTCGAAATATTCGAAAATTCATACAAAAAAATCCAGTAAACCAGGCCAGTTCGATTTAGACACCCTAGAACACAACATATACCAACTGGGAAAAAACTTCTCAAGCCAGAACGGAAATCAACGTCGAAAACAGCACGAGCAAAAAAATATAGAGCTTGGTGGAGAAGAGAAACGTTGATTCTGCAGAACCTTTCTGAGGCCTGCAAGTGAACAGTAAATATTTAAGATCAAAGATTTAAGGGGATTCCATCCATTACAGCTAATTAGAGTTTAGTTGTTCCATACTTCTGCATTTTGCTGAGGGCACCACAAAAGAGAGTATTGTCTGGCAACGGTAGTTCTGTCTTGTTGCTGGAATCTTCGGGATTGGTGATTCTCATGTATGTTTCTTGGCCAAGATACCATCTGTCGAGATTCTCAGTTCTAAGATTCCAGATGCCAACATTGTCCAGAGACACATAAACGGCAGTCCATCCTCCAGAATAAACCTGTTCATAAACGAACGCAAGTGTGGTAGAAAGCTGAACGGCGATCAGAAACATGGTTGATGCCAAGTAAATTAGCCCGATATAAAAGTGAATTATATTCTTTTTTGGGGTGAACTTTGCATAAAGCCCCCTATAATACAatccaaataataaaataaaaataattcctTGTAGGTTACCCTTTAAGATTTACTATAATCTTGTGGTTGAGGGTCAACATAAGGTCTCACAGTGTTTAAACTACCATTGGCAACCGATGACAATGT
This window of the Primulina huaijiensis isolate GDHJ02 chromosome 3, ASM1229523v2, whole genome shotgun sequence genome carries:
- the LOC140973827 gene encoding NAC domain-containing protein 7-like produces the protein MNTFSHVPPGFRFHPTDEELVDYYLRRKVNSRRIDLDVIKDVDLYKIEPWDLEELCRIGTEEQNEWYFFSHKDKKYPTGTRTNRATGAGFWKATGRDKAIYSKQELIGMRKTLVFYKGRAPNGQKSDWIMHEYRLETDENGTPQAKGWVVCRVFKKRLATVRKLMGDHDSPIWYDDQVSFMQDMDSHNQHSRSNLQYPYPNYNSCKKELDLQYGIAPDHFLQLPLLESPKMASFPGLNNMNIGSNFLHPSGLNQEQININQNFHSMFKNNGEKNSNDQVTDWRILDKFVASQLSQEEISKENETFPVAEDSNMIARNLEEQEMALDNASNSMLSSCQIDLWK